In one Shinella zoogloeoides genomic region, the following are encoded:
- the trxB gene encoding thioredoxin-disulfide reductase, whose amino-acid sequence MSARHVKVLIIGSGPAGYTAAIYTARAMLEPVLIAGMEQGGQLMITTDVENYPGYADPVQGPWMMEQMLKQASHVGAEIVNDLVTNVDLDVRPFRVSTDSGTEWTADALIIATGAKAKWLGIETEHKFMGFGVSACATCDGFFYRNKDVIVVGGGNSAVEEALYLSNLAKTVTVVHRRDSFRAERILQERLFAKENVKIVWDHEVVEYLGADPKPPMPASVNGVKLRNVKTGETRDMVTDGVFVAIGHAPAVELFKDKLRLKPNGYLWTAPDSTATDVPGVFAAGDVTDDIYRQAVTAAGMGCMAALETEKYLAGHMPVAIAAE is encoded by the coding sequence ATGTCCGCCCGTCATGTAAAGGTGCTGATCATCGGATCCGGCCCCGCCGGCTACACCGCCGCCATCTATACCGCCCGCGCCATGCTGGAGCCCGTGCTGATTGCCGGCATGGAACAGGGCGGCCAGCTCATGATCACCACGGATGTGGAAAACTATCCGGGTTATGCCGATCCGGTGCAGGGTCCCTGGATGATGGAGCAGATGCTCAAGCAGGCGAGCCATGTCGGCGCCGAGATTGTCAACGACCTCGTCACGAACGTCGATCTCGACGTGCGCCCCTTCCGCGTCTCCACCGATAGCGGGACCGAATGGACCGCCGATGCCCTCATCATCGCGACCGGCGCCAAGGCCAAGTGGCTCGGCATCGAGACCGAACACAAGTTCATGGGCTTCGGCGTATCGGCCTGCGCCACCTGCGACGGCTTCTTCTACCGGAACAAGGACGTCATCGTGGTCGGCGGCGGCAACTCGGCCGTCGAGGAGGCGCTTTACCTCTCCAACCTCGCCAAAACCGTGACGGTCGTGCACCGCCGCGACTCGTTCCGCGCCGAACGCATCCTCCAGGAGCGCCTGTTCGCCAAGGAGAACGTCAAGATCGTCTGGGACCATGAAGTCGTCGAATATCTCGGCGCCGACCCCAAGCCCCCGATGCCGGCCTCCGTCAACGGCGTGAAGCTGCGCAACGTGAAGACCGGCGAAACGCGCGACATGGTCACGGACGGCGTTTTCGTCGCGATCGGCCATGCGCCGGCGGTCGAACTCTTCAAGGACAAGCTGCGCCTCAAGCCGAACGGCTATCTGTGGACGGCGCCCGATTCCACGGCGACGGACGTGCCGGGCGTTTTTGCCGCAGGCGACGTCACCGATGACATCTATCGCCAGGCGGTCACGGCCGCCGGCATGGGCTGCATGGCGGCTCTCGAAACCGAAAAATACCTTGCAGGTCATATGCCTGTCGCAATTGCGGCCGAGTAG
- a CDS encoding LysR family transcriptional regulator VtlR, whose translation MPLDWDKLRIFHAAAEAGSFTHAADKLHLSQSAISRQVSALEQDVGIKLFHRHARGLILTEQGEILYRTAHDVLMKLESVRVQLTENTEKPSGKLRITTTVGLGQGWLTDKVQEFLALYPDMQVQLILDNEELDVNMRHADCAIRLREPQQSDLIQRRLFTVHMHIYAAPSYINRYGEPQSVDDLDNHKIITFGEPAPSYLLDVNWLEIAGRDSDNPRPSVLQINSQTSIKRAALLGIGIAMLPDYIVGRDPGLIQLPVSADIPSFDTYFCYPSEMKNSAKLKVFRDFIVAKARNWNF comes from the coding sequence ATGCCACTCGATTGGGACAAGCTGCGGATTTTTCACGCCGCGGCCGAGGCCGGCTCGTTCACGCACGCCGCAGACAAGCTGCACCTTTCTCAGTCGGCCATCAGCCGCCAGGTGAGCGCGCTGGAGCAGGACGTCGGCATAAAGCTCTTCCACCGCCACGCCCGCGGCCTCATCCTCACCGAGCAGGGCGAAATCCTCTACCGCACCGCGCATGACGTGCTGATGAAGCTCGAAAGCGTGCGCGTTCAGCTCACGGAAAACACCGAGAAGCCGAGCGGCAAGCTGCGCATCACCACCACCGTCGGCCTCGGCCAGGGCTGGCTGACGGACAAGGTGCAGGAATTCCTCGCCCTCTACCCCGACATGCAGGTCCAGCTCATCCTCGACAACGAGGAGCTGGACGTGAACATGCGCCATGCCGACTGCGCCATTCGCCTGCGCGAGCCGCAGCAGTCCGACCTGATCCAGCGCCGGCTCTTCACCGTGCACATGCACATCTACGCCGCGCCGTCCTATATCAACCGCTACGGCGAGCCGCAGTCGGTCGACGACCTCGACAACCACAAGATCATCACCTTCGGCGAGCCCGCGCCGAGCTACCTGCTCGACGTGAACTGGCTGGAGATCGCCGGGCGCGATTCCGACAATCCCCGCCCCTCCGTGCTGCAGATCAACAGCCAGACCTCGATCAAGCGCGCCGCCCTGCTCGGCATCGGCATCGCCATGCTGCCGGACTATATCGTCGGCCGCGATCCGGGACTTATCCAGCTGCCGGTCAGCGCGGACATTCCCTCGTTCGATACCTATTTCTGCTATCCGAGCGAGATGAAGAACTCCGCCAAACTCAAGGTTTTCAGGGACTTCATCGTAGCCAAGGCGCGCAATTGGAACTTCTGA
- a CDS encoding ArsR/SmtB family transcription factor, producing MTTLDTDEILKALAHPKRLEILAWLKEPRQHFAGQEHPLEFGVCAGQIEKRCDLSQSTVSAHLATLQRAGLVTTRKVGQWVFFKRDEEKIAAFLHHINNALQAIPGKV from the coding sequence ATGACCACGCTCGACACGGACGAAATCCTCAAGGCCCTCGCGCACCCGAAGCGGCTGGAGATTCTCGCCTGGCTGAAGGAGCCGCGGCAGCATTTCGCCGGCCAGGAGCACCCGCTGGAGTTCGGCGTCTGCGCCGGCCAGATCGAAAAGCGTTGCGACCTCTCGCAATCCACCGTCTCCGCCCATCTCGCCACCCTTCAGCGCGCCGGCCTCGTGACGACGCGCAAGGTCGGCCAATGGGTGTTCTTCAAACGCGACGAAGAGAAGATCGCGGCCTTTCTCCACCACATCAACAACGCTCTTCAAGCAATTCCAGGAAAAGTGTGA
- a CDS encoding alkene reductase, translated as MTSLFDPIKIGDIQLANRIVMAPLTRNRSPGAVPNTLNAAYYEQRASAGLLITEATAITQQGQGYADVPGLYTPEALAGWKQVTDGVHKAGGRIVVQMWHVGRISHDTLQPNGGKPVAPSAIRAKSKTYLINADGTGSFAETSEPRALDKDELPGIIEDYRRAARAAIDAGFDGVEIHAANGYLIDQFLRSGSNARTDEYGGSIENRARLLFQVVDAITSEIGAGRTAIRISPVTPANDAFDPDPQPLFTYVVEGLARYGLSYIHIIEGATGGPRDHQQGDAPFDYAALRAAYHTAGGKAAWMVNNGYNRELAIDAVEEGKADLVAFGKLFIANPDLVERLKNDTVLNPPDKDTFYGGGAKGYTDYPALENVA; from the coding sequence ATGACCTCGCTCTTCGACCCCATCAAGATCGGCGATATCCAGCTTGCCAACCGCATCGTGATGGCGCCCCTGACGCGCAACCGTTCGCCGGGCGCCGTGCCGAACACGCTGAACGCCGCCTATTACGAGCAGCGCGCCAGCGCCGGCCTGCTGATCACCGAAGCGACCGCCATCACCCAGCAGGGCCAGGGCTATGCCGATGTGCCCGGCCTCTACACGCCGGAAGCCCTTGCCGGCTGGAAGCAGGTCACGGACGGCGTGCACAAGGCCGGCGGCAGGATCGTCGTGCAGATGTGGCATGTCGGGCGTATCTCGCACGACACGCTGCAGCCGAACGGCGGCAAGCCCGTCGCGCCCTCGGCGATTCGCGCCAAGTCGAAGACCTATCTCATCAATGCCGACGGCACGGGAAGCTTCGCCGAGACCTCCGAGCCGCGCGCGCTGGACAAGGACGAGCTCCCGGGCATCATCGAGGACTACCGCCGCGCCGCCCGCGCCGCCATCGATGCCGGTTTCGACGGCGTCGAGATCCACGCCGCCAACGGCTACCTGATCGACCAGTTCCTGCGCTCCGGCAGCAACGCACGCACGGACGAATATGGCGGCTCGATCGAGAACCGCGCCCGCCTGCTCTTCCAGGTCGTCGACGCGATCACCTCGGAAATCGGCGCCGGCCGCACCGCCATCCGCATCTCGCCGGTGACACCCGCCAACGACGCCTTCGACCCGGATCCGCAGCCGCTCTTCACCTATGTAGTGGAAGGCCTCGCCAGATACGGCCTCTCCTACATCCACATCATCGAGGGCGCCACCGGCGGTCCGCGTGACCACCAGCAGGGCGACGCACCGTTCGACTATGCGGCGCTGCGCGCGGCCTATCATACGGCCGGCGGCAAGGCGGCCTGGATGGTCAACAACGGCTACAACCGCGAGCTCGCCATCGATGCCGTGGAGGAAGGCAAGGCCGACCTCGTCGCCTTCGGCAAGCTCTTCATCGCCAACCCCGATCTCGTCGAGCGCCTGAAGAACGACACCGTGCTGAACCCGCCCGATAAGGACACCTTCTACGGCGGCGGCGCCAAGGGTTACACCGACTATCCGGCGCTCGAAAACGTCGCGTGA
- a CDS encoding calcium:proton antiporter, with product MLSSLLKERFLFIGLAAAVLAYATEHSLLEMGRPAMLLAAFLLVVAIILVSTRIAHHAEILASKVGDPYGTMILTLSAVLVEVVVLAIMMQGETAPTLVRDTIYAAVMLDINGILGLAALLGGIRHGEQPYNDDSGKTYGVMILTAMGISMVVPEFVPRESWHLYSAFTIGAMIALYAVFLRMQVGAHSYFFSYAYPRAERKEGLPSKAADENEPATLSIVVIIIGVVLIGALAEVMSVLLGAGLKGSGAPPALMAVVVAAISAAPEILTALRAALANRMQSVVNIAMGASLSTVILTVPVMEAIALYTGQPFIMAMSPTQTVMVTITLIAAAINLNDGETNAIEGMTHFILFATFIMLTMIGL from the coding sequence ATGCTCTCCAGCCTGCTGAAGGAACGTTTCCTGTTCATCGGCCTTGCCGCCGCCGTTCTCGCCTATGCGACGGAACACAGCCTGCTGGAGATGGGGCGTCCCGCGATGCTGCTGGCAGCCTTCCTGCTTGTCGTCGCGATCATCCTCGTCTCCACCCGCATCGCCCATCACGCGGAAATCCTCGCCTCCAAGGTCGGCGATCCCTACGGCACGATGATCCTGACGCTCTCGGCCGTGCTGGTGGAGGTCGTCGTGCTGGCGATCATGATGCAGGGCGAGACCGCGCCGACGCTGGTGCGTGACACGATCTATGCCGCCGTGATGCTCGACATCAACGGCATCCTCGGCCTTGCCGCGCTGCTCGGCGGCATCCGCCACGGCGAGCAGCCCTACAACGACGATTCGGGAAAGACCTACGGCGTGATGATCCTGACGGCGATGGGCATTTCCATGGTCGTGCCGGAATTCGTGCCGCGCGAAAGCTGGCACCTCTATTCCGCCTTCACCATCGGCGCGATGATCGCGCTCTATGCCGTCTTCCTGCGCATGCAGGTTGGTGCGCACAGCTATTTCTTCAGCTACGCCTATCCGCGCGCCGAGCGGAAGGAAGGACTGCCGAGCAAGGCGGCCGACGAGAACGAGCCTGCCACGCTCTCCATCGTCGTCATCATCATCGGCGTGGTGCTGATCGGCGCGCTGGCGGAGGTGATGTCGGTGCTGCTCGGCGCAGGCCTCAAGGGTTCCGGCGCGCCGCCGGCCCTGATGGCCGTGGTCGTCGCCGCGATTTCCGCCGCGCCGGAAATCCTGACGGCGTTGCGCGCGGCGCTCGCCAACCGCATGCAGTCCGTCGTCAACATCGCCATGGGCGCCTCGCTCTCGACGGTCATCCTCACGGTGCCCGTCATGGAGGCGATCGCGCTCTATACCGGCCAGCCCTTCATCATGGCCATGTCGCCGACCCAGACGGTGATGGTGACGATCACGCTTATCGCCGCCGCCATCAATCTCAACGACGGCGAGACCAACGCCATCGAGGGCATGACGCATTTCATCCTCTTCGCCACCTTCATCATGCTGACCATGATCGGGCTATGA
- a CDS encoding pyridoxal phosphate-dependent aminotransferase, producing the protein MAFLADALSRVKPSATIAVSQKARELKAKGRDVIGLGAGEPDFDTPDNIKQAAIEAITRGETKYTPVSGIPELREAISKKFKRENNLDYTAAQTIVGTGGKQILFNAFMATMNAGDEVVIPTPYWVSYPEMVSLCGGTPVFVATTQENKFKLKAEDLEKAITPKTKWFIFNSPSNPSGAAYSHDELKALTDVLMRHPHVWVLTDDMYEHLTYGDFKFATPVEVEPGLYDRTLTMNGVSKAYAMTGWRIGYAAGPLALIKAMDMIQGQQTSGACSIAQWAAVEALNGTQAFIPENKKIFEGRRDLVVSMLNQAKGIECPSPEGAFYVYPSCKGLIGKTAPSGKVIETDEDFVSELLESEGVAVVHGSAFGLGPNFRISYATSEAQLEEACKRIQRFCAACK; encoded by the coding sequence ATGGCCTTTCTTGCCGACGCCCTTTCCCGTGTGAAGCCTTCCGCCACCATCGCCGTTTCCCAGAAAGCGCGCGAGCTGAAAGCGAAAGGCCGCGATGTCATCGGGCTCGGTGCCGGCGAGCCGGATTTCGATACGCCGGACAATATCAAGCAGGCGGCGATCGAAGCCATCACCCGCGGCGAGACGAAGTACACGCCGGTCTCCGGCATCCCGGAACTGCGCGAGGCCATCTCCAAGAAGTTCAAGCGCGAGAACAATCTCGACTACACCGCCGCGCAGACCATCGTCGGCACGGGCGGAAAGCAGATTCTTTTCAACGCCTTCATGGCGACGATGAATGCGGGCGATGAAGTCGTTATTCCAACACCTTACTGGGTGTCCTACCCGGAAATGGTGTCGCTGTGCGGCGGCACGCCGGTCTTCGTGGCGACGACCCAGGAAAACAAGTTCAAGCTGAAGGCGGAAGACCTGGAAAAGGCGATCACGCCGAAGACCAAGTGGTTCATCTTCAACTCGCCGTCCAACCCGTCGGGCGCCGCCTACAGCCATGACGAGCTGAAGGCACTGACCGACGTCCTGATGCGCCATCCGCATGTCTGGGTGCTGACGGACGACATGTACGAGCACCTGACCTACGGCGACTTCAAGTTCGCGACACCGGTCGAGGTCGAGCCCGGCCTCTACGACCGCACGCTGACGATGAACGGCGTTTCCAAGGCCTATGCCATGACCGGCTGGCGTATCGGCTATGCGGCCGGCCCGCTCGCCCTCATCAAGGCCATGGACATGATCCAGGGCCAGCAGACGTCGGGCGCTTGCTCGATCGCCCAGTGGGCGGCCGTCGAGGCGCTGAACGGCACACAGGCCTTCATTCCCGAGAACAAGAAGATCTTCGAGGGCCGCCGCGATCTCGTCGTCTCCATGCTGAACCAGGCCAAGGGCATCGAGTGCCCGTCGCCGGAGGGTGCCTTCTACGTCTATCCGTCCTGCAAGGGGCTGATCGGCAAGACCGCGCCGTCGGGCAAGGTCATCGAGACGGACGAGGACTTCGTTTCGGAGCTCCTGGAATCGGAAGGCGTCGCCGTCGTGCACGGCTCGGCCTTCGGCCTCGGCCCGAACTTCCGCATTTCCTACGCGACCTCGGAAGCCCAGCTCGAGGAAGCCTGCAAGCGCATCCAGCGCTTCTGCGCGGCCTGCAAGTAA
- a CDS encoding EAL domain-containing protein produces the protein MSERSIFSNLVRQADGAFSAVYGAYLLQSALQPIFTERADGQLQIAAFKGLIRASMGDMPCSPAEFFQAVPEDERAAVDGLCRSLHILNTGGLGRPGTALIVNFHAGLYRTPQAIRQEVERLRLAAHEAGMPPEAIACEIREHPLDDPEGLAAFAARLHESGFSIAIDEYTGEDRDLQRLERLKPQFVTFDTEWLRSFAENSAGLALLRVVIGQFAVKDIRAIVAGIEEPDMIDLCREMGGPLMQGYGLARPELAPTSFNATFPTLADDQASAPTETIVASFAAPAETRVVRPLRQFGRRGV, from the coding sequence ATGAGCGAAAGAAGCATTTTTTCCAATCTCGTCCGGCAGGCCGACGGCGCCTTCAGCGCGGTCTACGGCGCCTATCTGCTGCAATCCGCGCTCCAGCCGATCTTCACGGAACGGGCGGACGGCCAGTTGCAGATCGCCGCCTTCAAGGGCCTCATCCGCGCCAGCATGGGCGACATGCCGTGCTCCCCCGCGGAATTCTTCCAGGCCGTGCCGGAAGACGAACGCGCGGCGGTCGATGGCCTCTGCCGGAGCCTGCACATCCTCAACACCGGCGGGCTCGGCCGCCCCGGCACGGCCCTCATTGTCAATTTCCACGCCGGCCTCTACCGGACGCCCCAGGCGATCCGCCAGGAAGTCGAACGGCTGCGGCTGGCCGCGCACGAGGCGGGCATGCCGCCCGAGGCGATCGCCTGCGAAATCCGCGAGCATCCTCTTGACGACCCGGAGGGGCTGGCGGCCTTTGCGGCGCGGCTGCACGAGAGCGGCTTTTCCATCGCGATCGACGAATATACCGGCGAGGATCGCGACCTCCAGCGGCTGGAACGCCTGAAGCCGCAATTCGTGACCTTCGATACAGAATGGCTGCGCAGCTTTGCGGAAAACTCCGCCGGGCTCGCCCTGCTGCGCGTCGTCATCGGCCAGTTCGCCGTCAAGGACATCCGCGCCATCGTCGCCGGCATCGAAGAGCCGGACATGATCGATCTCTGCCGGGAGATGGGCGGGCCGTTGATGCAGGGCTACGGGCTCGCCCGCCCCGAGCTTGCCCCGACAAGCTTCAACGCGACCTTCCCCACGCTTGCCGACGACCAGGCATCGGCACCTACCGAAACCATCGTGGCGAGCTTTGCCGCACCGGCCGAAACGCGCGTGGTCCGGCCGCTCCGCCAGTTCGGCAGGCGGGGCGTCTAG
- a CDS encoding PQQ-dependent sugar dehydrogenase — translation MRRDKGDLKDLLKGAATVLLLPLAFSSTASAAETREIPSKKAALTVETLATGLKQPWSVEILPDGGYLVSEKGGTLRLVRNGKASAPISGVPEVATNGQGGLLDLALAPDFATSRTLYFTYSARGDGGAGTAVAKARLSDDGTKLEGATRIFLMSRLTPRGQHFGSRIAIAKDGSLFFGIGDRGEDMRAQDPRDHAGAILHINPDGSPAADNPFLGTSEGLAEIWSKGHRNPQGLAFDPKDGTLISAEHGARGGDEINNPQPGRNYGWPLVSYGRHYSGAEFELGSSAQGYEQPLYYWDPSIAPGALAVYRGAMFPEWDGNLIVAALKYQLVARLERDESGAIVSEERLFDGEFGRIRDVVVAPDGALVLLTDDADGALLRVSRSTETD, via the coding sequence ATGCGACGGGACAAAGGCGACTTGAAAGACCTTCTGAAAGGCGCGGCGACCGTACTCCTCCTCCCCCTTGCATTCTCCTCCACCGCTTCCGCCGCCGAAACCCGCGAAATCCCCAGCAAGAAGGCCGCGCTCACCGTCGAGACGCTGGCGACCGGCCTGAAGCAGCCCTGGTCCGTCGAAATCCTGCCCGATGGCGGCTATCTCGTCTCCGAAAAGGGCGGCACGCTCCGCCTCGTGCGAAACGGCAAGGCTTCCGCCCCCATCAGCGGCGTGCCGGAGGTCGCCACGAATGGCCAGGGCGGCCTGCTCGATCTTGCGCTCGCTCCTGATTTTGCCACCAGCCGCACGCTCTATTTCACCTACAGCGCCCGCGGCGACGGCGGTGCCGGCACGGCGGTCGCCAAGGCGAGGCTTTCCGACGACGGCACGAAACTCGAAGGCGCGACCCGCATCTTCCTGATGAGCAGGCTCACCCCGCGCGGCCAGCATTTCGGCTCGCGCATCGCGATCGCCAAGGATGGCAGCCTGTTCTTCGGCATCGGCGACCGCGGCGAGGACATGCGCGCGCAGGATCCGCGCGACCATGCCGGCGCGATCCTGCACATCAATCCGGACGGCAGCCCGGCCGCCGACAACCCATTCCTCGGCACATCCGAGGGACTGGCGGAAATCTGGTCGAAAGGGCATCGCAACCCGCAGGGTCTTGCGTTCGATCCCAAGGACGGCACCCTCATCTCGGCCGAGCACGGCGCGCGCGGCGGCGACGAGATCAACAACCCGCAGCCCGGCCGCAACTACGGCTGGCCGCTCGTCTCCTATGGACGGCATTATTCCGGCGCGGAATTCGAGCTCGGCTCGTCGGCCCAGGGTTACGAGCAGCCGCTTTATTATTGGGATCCGTCGATCGCGCCGGGCGCTCTTGCCGTCTATCGCGGCGCGATGTTCCCCGAATGGGACGGCAACCTGATCGTCGCCGCGCTGAAATACCAGCTCGTCGCCCGCCTGGAGCGGGACGAGAGCGGCGCGATCGTTTCGGAGGAGCGCCTGTTCGACGGCGAGTTCGGCCGCATCCGCGATGTCGTGGTGGCGCCCGACGGAGCGCTCGTCCTGCTAACGGACGATGCCGACGGCGCGTTGCTGCGCGTTTCCCGCTCCACCGAGACGGACTGA
- a CDS encoding DMT family transporter, with translation MTRVQANLLLLLAGAIWGAGFIAQSTAMETLGPIWFIGLRFVVATFVALPFALWEKARAASAVRPVNMAGFVLTGLALFAAAVFQQIGLLTTTVTNSGFLTGLYVVFTPILTVLVLRRRPHWIIWPAAFLVSVGIFLLSGGTLAALTIGDLLTIFCAVLWSAQMICVGVFAGRSGRPIALSLVQFAVCGVLGCAAGILFEPVSLAAIKGALPEILYAGLFSSGIAFIFQNVAQRYTTAPQAAIFLSSEALFAALFGVLLLGETITPAGYAGCAILFAAMLAVELVPELLRTRRPGLPVEV, from the coding sequence ATGACGCGCGTTCAGGCGAACCTTCTCCTGTTGCTGGCCGGCGCCATCTGGGGCGCGGGCTTCATCGCCCAGTCGACGGCCATGGAGACGCTCGGCCCGATCTGGTTCATCGGACTGCGCTTCGTCGTGGCGACCTTCGTCGCCCTGCCCTTCGCCCTGTGGGAGAAGGCGCGCGCGGCAAGCGCGGTGCGCCCGGTGAATATGGCCGGCTTCGTGCTGACCGGCCTTGCGCTCTTTGCCGCCGCCGTGTTCCAGCAGATCGGCCTTCTGACGACCACCGTCACCAATTCCGGCTTCCTCACCGGCCTCTATGTCGTCTTCACGCCGATCCTGACCGTGCTGGTGCTGCGTCGCCGGCCGCACTGGATCATCTGGCCCGCCGCCTTCCTGGTCTCCGTCGGCATTTTCCTCTTGTCGGGCGGCACGCTCGCCGCGCTGACGATCGGCGACCTGCTCACCATCTTCTGCGCCGTCCTCTGGTCCGCCCAGATGATCTGCGTCGGCGTCTTCGCCGGCCGCTCCGGCCGGCCGATCGCACTGTCCCTCGTGCAGTTCGCCGTCTGCGGCGTGCTCGGCTGTGCCGCCGGCATCCTGTTCGAGCCCGTCAGCCTTGCGGCGATAAAGGGCGCCTTGCCGGAAATCCTCTATGCCGGCCTCTTCTCGAGCGGCATCGCCTTCATCTTCCAGAATGTCGCCCAGCGCTATACGACCGCGCCGCAGGCGGCGATCTTCCTGTCCAGCGAGGCGCTGTTCGCCGCCCTCTTCGGCGTGCTGCTGCTGGGCGAGACGATCACCCCCGCCGGCTATGCGGGCTGCGCCATTCTCTTCGCCGCCATGCTTGCGGTGGAACTGGTGCCCGAACTCTTGCGCACCCGGCGCCCGGGCCTGCCGGTCGAAGTATGA
- a CDS encoding cold-shock protein: MAETGTVKFFNTEKGFGFIKPDNGGADIFVHISAVQASGLNGLSENQKVSFDTEPDRRGKGPKAVNLQISG; encoded by the coding sequence ATGGCCGAGACTGGCACCGTAAAATTCTTCAACACCGAGAAGGGCTTTGGCTTCATCAAGCCCGACAACGGTGGTGCGGATATCTTCGTACACATTTCCGCTGTACAGGCTTCCGGCCTGAACGGCCTTTCCGAAAACCAGAAGGTAAGCTTCGACACGGAACCCGATCGCCGCGGCAAAGGCCCGAAGGCGGTCAACCTGCAGATCTCCGGCTAA
- a CDS encoding BA14K family protein, with protein MNKVIKTLVLSVAVAATTLTATAGIAAARDRDGYWRGDGGYRHHRRHRNNDALIGGALGLATGVIIGGALASQPRYEERRYVEPEYYPEPEPRVIYRRPVAVPSYEPWTQSWYDYCSQRYRSFNPDTGTFVGYDGREHFCTAG; from the coding sequence ATGAACAAAGTCATCAAGACCCTGGTGCTGTCCGTCGCCGTCGCCGCGACGACGCTCACCGCGACCGCCGGCATTGCCGCAGCACGCGACCGCGACGGCTACTGGCGCGGAGACGGCGGCTACCGCCATCATCGCCGCCACCGCAACAACGACGCCCTGATCGGCGGCGCGCTTGGCCTGGCCACCGGCGTCATCATTGGCGGCGCGCTGGCATCCCAGCCCCGATACGAGGAACGCCGCTATGTGGAACCGGAATACTATCCGGAGCCCGAGCCCCGCGTGATCTACCGCCGCCCGGTCGCCGTGCCGAGCTACGAGCCGTGGACCCAGTCCTGGTACGATTACTGCTCGCAGCGTTACCGCTCGTTCAATCCCGATACCGGCACCTTCGTCGGCTATGACGGCCGCGAGCACTTCTGCACCGCCGGCTGA
- a CDS encoding MBL fold metallo-hydrolase: MLQAGIIPVTPFQQNCTILFDTETKEGVVVDPGGDVEVILQTVKENGIVLKAIWLTHGHVDHAGGAKELKDALGIDIIGPHKDDLSLLQRLEAQASMFGVPMKVSNVVPDRWLEDGDTVSFGEHEFEVYHTPGHAPGHVIYFNRKQGFAHLGDVLFQGSIGRTDLPGGDHQQLLDSIRDKVFPLGDEVGFLCGHGPGGKIGEERRSNPFLRGL; encoded by the coding sequence ATGCTTCAGGCGGGCATCATTCCCGTCACTCCCTTCCAGCAGAACTGCACCATTCTCTTCGACACCGAGACGAAGGAAGGCGTGGTCGTCGATCCCGGCGGCGACGTCGAGGTGATCCTCCAGACGGTGAAGGAAAACGGCATCGTACTGAAGGCGATCTGGCTGACCCATGGCCATGTCGACCATGCGGGCGGGGCGAAGGAACTGAAGGATGCGCTCGGCATCGACATCATCGGCCCGCACAAGGACGACCTTTCCCTGCTGCAGCGGCTGGAAGCGCAGGCCTCGATGTTCGGCGTGCCGATGAAGGTCAGCAATGTCGTGCCGGACCGCTGGCTTGAGGATGGCGACACGGTCTCCTTCGGCGAGCATGAATTCGAGGTCTATCACACGCCGGGCCACGCGCCGGGGCATGTGATCTACTTCAATCGCAAGCAGGGCTTCGCCCATCTCGGCGACGTGCTCTTCCAGGGTTCGATCGGGCGCACCGACCTGCCGGGCGGCGACCATCAGCAGCTTCTCGATTCCATCCGCGACAAGGTGTTCCCGCTCGGCGACGAGGTCGGCTTCCTCTGCGGCCACGGGCCGGGCGGAAAGATCGGCGAGGAACGGCGCTCCAACCCGTTCCTGCGCGGACTGTAA
- a CDS encoding Lrp/AsnC family transcriptional regulator, producing MHLDDFDRKLLAHLQQDARLTNNELSERINLSPSQCSRRRIRLEEEGIIRAYRAELDREKLDLGIVIVVTVTLSTHNRDNAVRFARLISNLPEVLEAFSLTGEMDYVIKVVVPNLKALSAFVNDVLLPHESVSHVKTAIVLDTLKETMALPL from the coding sequence CATTTGCAGCAGGATGCGCGCCTGACCAACAACGAACTGTCTGAGCGCATCAACCTCTCGCCTTCGCAATGCTCGCGCCGGCGCATCCGGCTGGAGGAGGAGGGCATCATCCGCGCCTATCGGGCGGAACTCGACCGGGAAAAGCTCGATCTCGGCATCGTCATCGTGGTCACGGTGACGCTCTCGACGCACAACCGCGACAATGCGGTGCGCTTCGCGCGCCTCATCTCAAACCTGCCGGAGGTGCTGGAGGCGTTCTCGCTGACGGGAGAGATGGACTACGTCATCAAGGTCGTGGTGCCGAACCTGAAGGCGCTGTCCGCCTTCGTCAACGACGTGCTGCTGCCGCACGAATCCGTCTCGCATGTGAAGACGGCGATCGTGCTCGACACGTTGAAGGAGACCATGGCGCTGCCGCTCTGA